The genome window TGTTCTTTTAGTGAGTGAAAGAATGGTGGACACCATCATTTTGAAGTCTATTGGCTTTGTTAAGTAAGCATCCATGCCCACCTCCAGGCATTTGGCTTCATCACATGACATTGCATGTGCTGTAAGAGCAACAATGGGAATGTGCATGCTTGTTCCCACTTCTGATTTCCTTATTGCTTTTGTTGCCTCATAACCATCCATCTTTGGCATCTGTTTCCACAAAGAAGCaaagaatcaaaatattaaagCTCATTTTCACTTgctgtaaaaaagaaaaaaaaagaagttatcttatcaaatatattaacatttggcttaattatactttttttatttactatcatttttagtaaaatttgattctctcatttttattttgtgaatttgatctcttattattttaactgtgtaattatgattttttctcattaatttgatatataatatttaactgAAATGTTGTTGGAGTAACTCTTTATTACACTGTCACATTAGCATGGATACGCTCACATAACAGTACAACAGAGTTGTCACatcaacatttttattaaaaagatgaAAGAACTAAATTtgcaaaatgataataataaatgaaccaaaagtataattaaatcttaaaattttatggTAACTCTGTTGGTATTCTTTTATTGGCAAGATCTGTGCTCctaaaactattaaaattaaagatatgcattttttttttctagctcATACCTGACAATCCATTAGGATCAAGTCATAAGGACGACAAGTCGAAATCTCTGTTTGAGATCTCGTGTTTCTTTCCTTCTGGAGTGATTCCCTTCTACAATCTTCAGCAGCGAACATGCAATTGAGAGCATCTACTGCCTGTTGTCCATCACCTACAGCAACAACATCAGCTCCCATTTTTTCAAGCATTATGGTAGCAACCCTTTGAAGTACTGGTGTATCTTCTGCAAGCAAAATCTTTAGGCCCTCAAGAGATTTTTTTCCATCTACTGCTTTACTTGAGCTGGTGACCCTATTTGTTTCCCCACATTCAGAATCTTCCTCCTGATCTTCTGTTGAAATGGATGATAATTCTTTGGTGGACAGTGATTTAGGTTGGTTGTCTTCAGTGGCAGAATTTGAGCTGGGGCTAGAAGATTCTTCTTTCCTCAAATTATGTTTTTCCAaacattcattttcatttgttaATTTAACTAGGCAGTTATTCATATGGTATGGTGATGAGGCATGAGATTTGGCTAGCTTCTCAGCTGGTTTATCTCCATTAGCACTAACAGGATTAGAACCACCTGTTTCAGGTATGTCAGAATCATCAGAGCTAGCACCATCAAAATGAGTGGAATCAATCTCAAGAAACTCATGCAAATCACCCTCTTTCATTGTGGTCCTTGGAGCagtcatgtttttcttttgtagctcaagatttctctcctttatgACAGCTTCCaaaatttgaatcatttttGCTTTGTAAAGGGGTTTGTTGACCATAAGTACATGCCCTTTCCTACGGAGCTCCATCTTTACGGTATTGGAAGTGTCATGATTTAGCATCCATACAAACTTTGCTCTACCAAAGTACCTGTGAAGGAAGTTAAACTGTTCCTTCCATATATCTGTACTCAAATCAAGTAGTCCAATGTCAACAACAATGACAAAAACCGGGTTCCTCATATCTCCTATGTTGAGTAGTTTAGACTTCAATTCCTCTTTTGCTGGATAGTGTGCATCAAAGTCAGTATTATGAACTGAACTTCTTGCATGAAAGAGTTCCCTCAAAATTTGAGTTAGTCCGTTCCAGTCAGATGCTTCCATTGTGCACACCCCGTTTTTCTGTAGCCACTTGGATGTAATTAATCGACTCATGTTGCCATGCAGTGCAAGCAGTACCTGCATTGACAGTTATTTAAGAACCTGCTTATTATCCTTCCagtgattttctctttattgTATATATGATATAGGGTCTGACTAACATGACCACATGGCACATGCATTTGCATTTAGTAAAATGCACATTTTCAAGATGAactatatgtaattttaatttttaaatatttaatgcaaaaaTCAATACAGAAGTCAGAGTTAAATGATAACAtatcaccaagatgtcttctaTCTTTAACAAAACTATATCCTGTTATAGGATACAGTGGTACAGAAAAGACTGATGCCATTCTGCATTTGCTTTGGTGCTTTCAAAGTCAACTGAAAGACTGCAGCAGCAGTTGCACTGTTTTCAACTGTGCAAAAGAATTTCCTTTTTTGGAGTCTCAGTAATGCATAGTCTATCACATACACAAACATGCACATAACCATATAATATTTCTCATATCAAATAATATTGGCCCAGAAGAGTGATTCTACTCACCACTAAGCCATTGTCTGTCAAATCTACTGCACACTGTTGTTCTGTGACATCCATTGGCTCACTGAGAAGCAAGCATAATCGCATCAGTGTTCCTGAGCCCTCCTTTTTGACAACCCTGATGTCTCCACCCATCTTGTTAACCTGCCACCCCACAGTAGTAGTGATCAGATCAAAGGAAATTATATTCAGAAAGAGAAAGGACAATGCTCTTGTTATGACACCATACAAAGGGAATTATAGTAGTGATCACACAATTTATTTCAGAAAGAGAAAGGACACATACAAAGGGAATTGATAAACCGTGTCATGAAACCATACTCTTCTAAAATAAATGACAATGCTCTTGTTATTGTTCTTTTAATACAAGTAGCTGATTAATGCTTCACTTTCTAAATGATGTGTTCATATATTTGTCCAGTGCAGACACATTTTCTGCTTTTGCTTTTCATTGGACACATTCATTATGAACGGTAAGAGTACTTTACTAATGTGAAACTTTATACATTAAGGGTCTTACTCACCAAGTTTCTCACAATGCAAAGACCAAGACCAGTGCCTCCATGCCTGAAATGAGTAAAGGTTTCAGAACTCCATAAATCTTCAGCCCAAAGCATTCAAAAAGCTTTTAAACCATTTGATATAagtttcatattaattttgaagtttAATGACATTTAATAACAATCtcatataataatatcatattcatttgttttttaaagatATATCATGTTCACTTGTTAGCTAAAAGTAAGTTATATAAGACTTTATCtttgttgaaaatttaaatttcttacagTCGTGTAGTTGATGGATCAGCTTGCTCAAAGCTTTCAAACACAGAATCCCATTTGCTTGGGTCAATACCTATATCACATACATAGGAAGAAAATCATTGTGGTTTATACTTGGATTGCTTCTTATTTTGATACAAAAGGGACGGTTCTGTTTTGTTTCTCAGACAAGGTTTTAGGTTCATACCACAGCCTGTGTCGTCAACTTCAAACCAAAGTATcactttcttatcttttatagATGTTCTCTTAGCATGGTTTGCATTTGGCCTCTCTCTGCACTTTTGTAGACTCCGTGATTTCTTCTGGTCAAGAGGAAAATTTGGACTACCAATGGAAGAATTTGGGTTTTCACACCATCCTCGCAGAATAATATGACCCGCTGCAACACATTCGAAAGAGTTTAGATTAGTCTTCTATCAGAGCTTTATTGATGCATAGCCATAGACtcatttaaaattctttggGATTTTGAGGGAACATGCTAATGAATGTTGATATGATCACAAATTTCTTCAGCAACAGAAGATCACCATCAAGCTTCCACACATTAATGTGatgtatttaaataaaatgatacttattttttaaataatgaataaaaccaAAAGATCATCGCTCAATACTTTGTTGAAgaaatttagataaaattcattatagaAGGAAAGAATAGGATTCAGATAACCCACAAATGATTGACAACTTACACAATGTAGGAGCTAACTACAAAACAACCAAAACTAACTCTCAAATTGTAGTCCAGTCATTATGTAGTACTCCTCATAAGAGAAACACGCCTGAAAAGAAGAAGCCTTTTTTATCACCTTCTAACCTCATACTTCAGGAAATGCAATGGAACCGGCTAATGTTTAAATTTGTGACAGAATTTTGGGGGATGAACATGGAAGTCATTTCCAATTaagcaattttaaatttttgcgacacttatttttatttcaagctgctaaacattttcatatttttttcattacctTTAAGGTAACAAAACTAGAACGTTAAATTTTTTACTTACATGGAGTAAACTTGATTGAATTGTTGATCAGATTTGCAAATATTTGAACCACCCTTGCAGAATCACCCTTAACTAACTTTGGCATGTCATCTGCAGGATAACAGTTATTGGCTAGATGCATTAAAAGCTTGTTAAAAGAACTTCTAATCATCTattttcaaaatgaggatcatACCAGACAGGTCTAAAACAGTCTCCACATTATGGTTAATGCACTGAACAGAAAACATATCTACAAGCCCTTCAAGTTCCCTTCCCAAGTCAAATTCGGCATCTTCTAGGACCAGTTTTCCAGATTCCACCTAAAGTCTTCATAATATTAGGAAGTTTTTGGCAGAAGTATAGTGGTAAAGAAACCtggaattagtttttaattattcttgaaCAAAATGTTTAGCTAATATCTCACCTTACTCAGATCCAATATGTTATTAAGAAGGCGGAGCAGAGCAGTTGAGCATTTTCTTATTTGAGTAACTGTTGAATATTGTTCATTTGTGAGACAGTCATCTGATATAAGAATGTCAAGCAACCCAATAACTGCTGCCATAGGTGTCCTCAGTTCATGACTGTAATACACCAAAGAAAGAAACCATGAAGCACATTTGTTAATTCTCAATGGAAAGATCATCTCAGACTTGTAAACGTAATGAAAAGATTGGTCATTAGGATAGCCTGGGTACAGTGTCATAAATAGGATCTAGTTTATAGTAACCAATCAACTTGTTTCAGAACACAATAAGTTATAGAATTGCatgtaatattataaatttagttgCCTCAGATTCCTTCGAGCCATTGGTTATTGGTGGATAAATTGTTCCTTGTTCTCTAAATATTAAACTTAGATCATAAATTGGATAAAGCAAGCTCTTCTTTTATGTGTTTCCAAAACTATACTTGAAATACAAACCTCATGTTTGCAAGGAATTGACTTTTATAGTTACTTGATGCCTCTGCTTTTCTTCTTGCTTCCAGTTGATTTATCAGTTCTGCTCTTAGATTCATTTCCTTTGATACTCCATTTGTCAATATCAAAATGCAAACGCATCCAATGACTAAAATACATAATGACGCAGATATCAGAATAACCAACGTTTTGTAGGCTCTTTCATCTACCTGCCCCATGATATACTTTCTTGGTATGATGATCACACCTACCTGTACAAAGTGTAGTTGGTTACTCAAAACAGAAATGAAATAGAGGCATAAATTTTTCCTACAATATTCTACCTTATCATCAAAAGTAATGTTATTTGCAAGATCAAATGTAAGGAATAGGTGCAGTATCTTCTAACTTACCAAAGGAAGTCTCTTCAAATTTAGGACGAATGAGTCAATGTAATATCTCTGGTGGCCTAGCTTGACATTCTCTACATGAATGTCATGACTTGGAGGAAAATTGTTCCCATAAGTTCTCTGTAACCACTCAGCTCCCAGTCGAATCACGTTGTCTTCACAGTCAACAGCCATCTTAAGCTTAGGAGGCTTTGTTGAAGTTGCCAGTAGAGGTGCACTTGTGGAAGTTGCGAGTAAATAACCCTCTTGAGATGTCAAATACATATGGCCACTGTGCATCTCAACTAGCTCTCTCATTAATTGTCCTACACTATAAAGTGCAGTTGTTACCCCCACAACTGCCATAATAGTCTTATTAGAAGAGTCCCAAACTGGTAATGCTGCTGAAAGCAATGGTGAATCTGTGAACTTGCTCACCGCGACGTGCCACGAAGCTACGCCATCAGGCACTTGGGAAAGGCCAGCTATGTTGATCAAGTCTTCAGGTGCAATTTTCATAGCTTTTCCAATCTTCTCACCACTCACAGGGTCAAGTGGTTCACGGTACCAGATTGCAGAATAGTTACCACGAACATCCCAAGCTCGATACTTTGAAATGGAATTGACCGCATTAGAGTTGCTAGCACCCATGGAGTAATTTGAAAGATCAGAATAGATGTAAAATGTGTTGTTGTCCTTCAGATCTCTATGGAATGCTTGAACAAATCCGTTCTTATAGTTGATAGTTATAGAGTTTAGAGCTTTCCGACTAGCAAATAACGCCCATGTTACAGCCCTCATCGCTTCATACAGCTGCTAGAGTTACAACATTACAAATAAGCAAGACATAATTGGTTAATATGGTAAGTGCTAATATTGTATCAAACACAAGAATCcacttaataaattttatgatgttGAGTTTGATCAGTTCAAACTGTTAGATTGAAAGTTCTGATCGAGTAAATCAACTACTCAAATCTAAAATTTgctgcaatttaaaaatcagTCGATACTTCGTTATATAATTAGAAATTTCATTTTGACATATAACATAGCTATTAATATCTAATTTATCAAGAACTTGATGTGTAGTAATCATCAAAATAATAGTACATGATTCAAGTATTAAATTTAACTTTGTATTTATTAAAGGACGTGTCTTAGATTCAACCTCAACTTGCTCTGCTTGAGTCGCAGGGTTGCTGTGACGTCTTATCACATACTGAGACAGTTTGACTTGAGCTGTAGTAATTTCAGAAGTAGAGTTTAAAATATTCCACATCCTCAAAACAGGGCGTTGCAGAAGTTCATAACGCAAACCATATGCCAAACTGCTAAGTGATTTTGCTGTATAAATCTTGGTGAAATGCCATGTCAGTATAGTGAGCAACCCAATCAAGATGGCTAGCATCACCTGCatgaaaacaaaatagtgtGGTTAGTGATTTTGCAGTCTTTTCTTCACAACTAGTTTCTTGGCTTCACTTATGTAATTTCTAATATAAGTAagaaataagaatatatttCTACATGTTAATCTTTGAGTTACTAGCAAAATTTAAGGGAAAAAATCACTGACCATGATTGCTAGTCGAACCACAAAAACACTATAGTAGGAAGAGAGACAGTGACTACTAGCATACTGGAATTCTTCTTTTTCCACATCTCTGTGGAAAATTCTTCGACCCTTTGGGGTGCTGTTTTTGTTCCATGAAGTGGCACAAGCGCATAATCTATGAAACAAGTATCTGCACTTGCTACCCATTGGAGAGGTTGAGCCTGGTGAACATTCAGAACTTTCAGAATAGATTTCATCTTTGTTTTCTGCCATAAGTCACTGCAGAAGCTATGAGCTTATAAAGTAACACATCGGAGAGATTCCAACTTGTTTATGTTTAGGCTTGGCCTGCGTGTCAGACAGAGAAGCCTCTCTGTGTGTGAAGTTTTCAATATATAGTGAGTGTGTGCGTATCAATACATTGatgatttattaataatatcataacatattgtttatTAACAAAATGCATTCTTTTCTGTACCCCCCAAAAATGCATTCTTTTATATTCATAATGCATTCATATTAGACATACATTGAGAACATCTTTTATCGCATTCCAATATTATACTGTACTAAAGAAAAGCGAAGACTGATACTGATAAGTGCTAGTAAAACTTCGCCTAaagagataaaatttatttatgatacaAGTTTTCAGCTTCtagtttatatgtttttttttgctttatttttgttcatattaatttatttgaaatgatGAAATCTCTTTTTACCTCATAATTAAATAtgtctttttatattattttatatttatcagttaattttatcaaataattttaactaaatcaAGTAGCTTGtaagttttcttttataataacatTGTAGAACACAAGTTGGATTTTATGGGGACTAATTAAGATTGACCAAGTATGTCGATTTCACTTATTAGAAAATCTAATACAATTACAAGAACACTATATAAGAAAGGCAAGTTAATGTAAGTACCATTAACTAATgagaagaaatttaatttagtcaATTGAATAAAATgcgtgaattattataaatataatttgatttacgaataaaaaaatataattaatgaagGACAAATCAACcttatactttttaaatttcattgtGTTGTGTCATGAGGCTCTTTTGTGTGGCAGTGCAGTAGAAAGAGGGCTGATTTTATTCCTTATCCATGACGCTTATGGCTTTCATCAGATGCCACATTTGCCACCCATCTTCCCTTGGGGCGTCATTTGAACCACAACTACATGTAAAAAGGGGACAATTAAGAAACCCCAATGACCA of Glycine soja cultivar W05 chromosome 1, ASM419377v2, whole genome shotgun sequence contains these proteins:
- the LOC114419678 gene encoding histidine kinase 1-like isoform X1, whose product is MAENKDEIYSESSECSPGSTSPMGSKCRYLFHRLCACATSWNKNSTPKGRRIFHRDVEKEEFQYASSHCLSSYYSVFVVRLAIMVMLAILIGLLTILTWHFTKIYTAKSLSSLAYGLRYELLQRPVLRMWNILNSTSEITTAQVKLSQYVIRRHSNPATQAEQVEQLYEAMRAVTWALFASRKALNSITINYKNGFVQAFHRDLKDNNTFYIYSDLSNYSMGASNSNAVNSISKYRAWDVRGNYSAIWYREPLDPVSGEKIGKAMKIAPEDLINIAGLSQVPDGVASWHVAVSKFTDSPLLSAALPVWDSSNKTIMAVVGVTTALYSVGQLMRELVEMHSGHMYLTSQEGYLLATSTSAPLLATSTKPPKLKMAVDCEDNVIRLGAEWLQRTYGNNFPPSHDIHVENVKLGHQRYYIDSFVLNLKRLPLVGVIIIPRKYIMGQVDERAYKTLVILISASLCILVIGCVCILILTNGVSKEMNLRAELINQLEARRKAEASSNYKSQFLANMSHELRTPMAAVIGLLDILISDDCLTNEQYSTVTQIRKCSTALLRLLNNILDLSKVESGKLVLEDAEFDLGRELEGLVDMFSVQCINHNVETVLDLSDDMPKLVKGDSARVVQIFANLINNSIKFTPSGHIILRGWCENPNSSIGSPNFPLDQKKSRSLQKCRERPNANHAKRTSIKDKKVILWFEVDDTGCGIDPSKWDSVFESFEQADPSTTRLHGGTGLGLCIVRNLVNKMGGDIRVVKKEGSGTLMRLCLLLSEPMDVTEQQCAVDLTDNGLVVLLALHGNMSRLITSKWLQKNGVCTMEASDWNGLTQILRELFHARSSVHNTDFDAHYPAKEELKSKLLNIGDMRNPVFVIVVDIGLLDLSTDIWKEQFNFLHRYFGRAKFVWMLNHDTSNTVKMELRRKGHVLMVNKPLYKAKMIQILEAVIKERNLELQKKNMTAPRTTMKEGDLHEFLEIDSTHFDGASSDDSDIPETGGSNPVSANGDKPAEKLAKSHASSPYHMNNCLVKLTNENECLEKHNLRKEESSSPSSNSATEDNQPKSLSTKELSSISTEDQEEDSECGETNRVTSSSKAVDGKKSLEGLKILLAEDTPVLQRVATIMLEKMGADVVAVGDGQQAVDALNCMFAAEDCRRESLQKERNTRSQTEISTCRPYDLILMDCQMPKMDGYEATKAIRKSEVGTSMHIPIVALTAHAMSCDEAKCLEVGMDAYLTKPIDFKMMVSTILSLTKRTS
- the LOC114419678 gene encoding histidine kinase 1-like isoform X2 codes for the protein MAENKDEIYSESSECSPGSTSPMGSKCRYLFHRLCACATSWNKNSTPKGRRIFHRDVEKEEFQYASSHCLSSYYSVFVVRLAIMVMLAILIGLLTILTWHFTKIYTAKSLSSLAYGLRYELLQRPVLRMWNILNSTSEITTAQVKLSQYVIRRHSNPATQAEQVELYEAMRAVTWALFASRKALNSITINYKNGFVQAFHRDLKDNNTFYIYSDLSNYSMGASNSNAVNSISKYRAWDVRGNYSAIWYREPLDPVSGEKIGKAMKIAPEDLINIAGLSQVPDGVASWHVAVSKFTDSPLLSAALPVWDSSNKTIMAVVGVTTALYSVGQLMRELVEMHSGHMYLTSQEGYLLATSTSAPLLATSTKPPKLKMAVDCEDNVIRLGAEWLQRTYGNNFPPSHDIHVENVKLGHQRYYIDSFVLNLKRLPLVGVIIIPRKYIMGQVDERAYKTLVILISASLCILVIGCVCILILTNGVSKEMNLRAELINQLEARRKAEASSNYKSQFLANMSHELRTPMAAVIGLLDILISDDCLTNEQYSTVTQIRKCSTALLRLLNNILDLSKVESGKLVLEDAEFDLGRELEGLVDMFSVQCINHNVETVLDLSDDMPKLVKGDSARVVQIFANLINNSIKFTPSGHIILRGWCENPNSSIGSPNFPLDQKKSRSLQKCRERPNANHAKRTSIKDKKVILWFEVDDTGCGIDPSKWDSVFESFEQADPSTTRLHGGTGLGLCIVRNLVNKMGGDIRVVKKEGSGTLMRLCLLLSEPMDVTEQQCAVDLTDNGLVVLLALHGNMSRLITSKWLQKNGVCTMEASDWNGLTQILRELFHARSSVHNTDFDAHYPAKEELKSKLLNIGDMRNPVFVIVVDIGLLDLSTDIWKEQFNFLHRYFGRAKFVWMLNHDTSNTVKMELRRKGHVLMVNKPLYKAKMIQILEAVIKERNLELQKKNMTAPRTTMKEGDLHEFLEIDSTHFDGASSDDSDIPETGGSNPVSANGDKPAEKLAKSHASSPYHMNNCLVKLTNENECLEKHNLRKEESSSPSSNSATEDNQPKSLSTKELSSISTEDQEEDSECGETNRVTSSSKAVDGKKSLEGLKILLAEDTPVLQRVATIMLEKMGADVVAVGDGQQAVDALNCMFAAEDCRRESLQKERNTRSQTEISTCRPYDLILMDCQMPKMDGYEATKAIRKSEVGTSMHIPIVALTAHAMSCDEAKCLEVGMDAYLTKPIDFKMMVSTILSLTKRTS